One segment of Cyprinus carpio isolate SPL01 chromosome B20, ASM1834038v1, whole genome shotgun sequence DNA contains the following:
- the LOC109102600 gene encoding G-protein coupled receptor 6 → MNESAALNESGVGSPQSSWLEAEAFDANQTLVLSSAALEFHVNPWDIMLCLSGTVIACENAIVVAIIFYTPTLRNPMFVLIGSLATADLLAGMGLILNFAFQYLVSSETISLITVGFLVASFTASISSLLAITVDRYLSLYNALTYFSEKTLHYVHLMLVGTWGASLGLGLLPILGWNCLDDASTCSIVRPLNRTNLTLLATSFFVIFALMLSLYFKICKIVCHHAHQIALQQHFFTTSHYVATKKGVSTLAIILGTFGASWLPFAIYCLVGERDYPSVYTYATLLPATYNSMINPIIYAYRNTEIQRSIYMLFCGCFQTKGSYRSRSPSEV, encoded by the coding sequence ATGAACGAGAGCGCAGCGCTCAACGAGAGTGGCGTGGGTTCGCCACAGTCCTCGTGGCTGGAAGCCGAAGCCTTTGATGCCAACCAGACTCTGGTGCTTTCATCGGCCGCCCTCGAGTTCCACGTCAACCCATGGGACATCATGCTGTGCCTGTCCGGGACAGTGATCGCTTGCGAGAATGCCATTGTGGTGGCCATCATCTTCTACACACCAACGCTTCGCAACCCAATGTTCGTCCTGATTGGCAGCCTGGCCACCGCTGACCTGCTGGCTGGCATGGGATTAATCCTGAACTTTGCTTTCCAGTATCTGGTCTCATCTGAGACCATAAGCCTTATTACAGTTGGATTCCTGGTGGCGTCCTTCACAGCGTCCATCAGTAGCTTGTTAGCTATTACGGTTGACCGCTACCTGTCACTCTACAATGCCTTGACGTACTTCTCAGAGAAGACGCTGCATTATGTGCATCTGATGCTGGTGGGAACATGGGGTGCGTCGCTGGGATTGGGACTGCTGCCCATTTTGGGCTGGAACTGCTTGGATGATGCATCCACCTGCAGCATCGTGCGTCCGCTCAATCGCACCAACCTCACCCTCCTCGCCACGTCGTTTTTCGTCATCTTCGCTCTCATGCTCAGTCTGTACTTCAAGATCTGCAAAATAGTGTGTCACCACGCGCACCAGATTGCACTGCAGCAGCATTTCTTCACCACCTCGCACTACGTGGCCACCAAGAAGGGCGTCTCCACACTCGCCATCATCTTGGGCACGTTTGGCGCCAGCTGGCTGCCCTTCGCCATTTACTGTCTGGTCGGGGAGCGTGATTATCCGTCGGTGTACACATACGCCACGCTACTTCCCGCTACCTACAACTCCATGATCAACCCCATCATCTACGCCTACCGCAACACCGAGATCCAGCGCTCCATCTACATGCTCTTCTGCGGCTGCTTTCAGACCAAGGGCTCGTACCGATCCAGATCGCCCAGCGAGGTTTAG